Proteins co-encoded in one Sulfurimonas sp. HSL1-2 genomic window:
- the ffh gene encoding signal recognition particle protein — protein sequence MFDTLTDSFTSAIKKIRFHDDEKALKKALAELKKALLKADVHHKVVKELIERVELDTKKAGIGKDQFLDAMRFTLHDLLKTEGHQGFVFAANPPTVILMTGLQGSGKTTTTGKLATYLKEQKKKKVLIVAADLQRMAAVEQLRQITAQIGVDLYEDEATKNPVEVVTAAMAKAKNSLYDVVLVDTAGRLAIDEELMSELKQVRDAAKPSEIFYVADSMTGQDAVRTAQSFKEQIGIDGVILSKYDGDAKGGVALGIASQVQVPLRFIGAGEKMADLEVFLPDRIVNRLMGLGDIEGLAEKASSVIDEKQAKKLTQKIKKGQFNFNDFLEQMESMKKLGSMKSLLGMIPGMGDMSKALKDFDLENSQELKQIKALVSSMTHKERENPDLLNNSRKQRLAKGAGMDQMDVNRILKQFKNAAKMAKKFSGKKGMQDLQNMMSQMQGGKFPR from the coding sequence GTGTTTGATACCTTGACGGATTCATTTACATCCGCCATTAAGAAGATCCGATTCCACGACGATGAGAAGGCACTTAAAAAGGCGCTTGCCGAACTGAAAAAAGCCCTGCTCAAAGCCGATGTCCATCACAAGGTCGTTAAAGAGCTCATCGAACGCGTCGAACTGGATACGAAGAAAGCCGGCATCGGCAAGGACCAGTTCCTGGATGCGATGCGTTTCACCCTGCATGACCTGCTGAAAACCGAGGGGCACCAGGGGTTCGTGTTCGCCGCCAACCCTCCTACCGTTATCCTGATGACGGGCCTCCAGGGGTCGGGAAAAACGACGACAACGGGAAAACTCGCCACCTACCTCAAAGAGCAGAAAAAGAAAAAGGTCCTGATCGTCGCGGCGGACCTGCAGCGTATGGCCGCCGTCGAGCAGCTCCGACAGATCACGGCCCAGATCGGCGTCGACCTCTATGAAGACGAGGCGACCAAAAACCCGGTGGAGGTCGTCACGGCCGCCATGGCCAAAGCGAAAAACAGCCTGTACGACGTCGTCCTCGTCGATACCGCCGGACGCCTGGCCATCGACGAAGAACTGATGAGCGAGCTGAAGCAGGTACGTGATGCTGCCAAGCCGAGCGAGATCTTCTACGTCGCCGACTCCATGACGGGGCAGGATGCCGTCCGTACCGCCCAGAGCTTCAAAGAGCAGATCGGTATCGACGGGGTCATCCTGAGCAAGTACGACGGTGACGCCAAGGGCGGGGTCGCCCTCGGCATCGCCTCGCAGGTCCAGGTGCCGCTGCGTTTCATCGGGGCCGGCGAAAAGATGGCGGACCTGGAGGTCTTCCTTCCCGACCGTATCGTCAACCGCCTCATGGGCCTGGGGGACATCGAGGGGCTGGCGGAGAAGGCTTCGAGCGTCATCGATGAGAAACAGGCGAAGAAGCTGACCCAGAAGATCAAGAAGGGACAGTTCAATTTCAACGACTTTCTCGAGCAGATGGAGAGCATGAAAAAACTCGGCTCCATGAAATCCCTGCTGGGGATGATCCCCGGGATGGGCGATATGTCCAAGGCGCTCAAGGATTTCGACCTGGAAAACTCCCAGGAGCTCAAACAGATCAAGGCACTGGTCAGCTCCATGACCCACAAAGAGCGCGAAAACCCCGACCTGCTCAACAACAGCCGCAAACAGCGTCTGGCCAAAGGGGCGGGGATGGACCAGATGGACGTCAACCGCATCCTCAAGCAGTTCAAAAATGCCGCGAAGATGGCGAAGAAGTTCTCCGGCAAAAAAGGGATGCAGGACCTGCAGAACATGATGAGCCAGATGCAGGGCGGGAAATTCCCGCGCTGA